From Mesorhizobium sp. Pch-S:
GGGCTGCTGGAGAGCGTCAAGCTTGCCGGTGACCTGGGTAAGCTCCTGGCGCGCCGTCGCTGCCCACTCGCGCTCACCCATCTTGTTGGCAAGCCGGATCTGTTCCCTGAGCTGGGCGGCCTGGGCTTCCAGTTGCGCGATTTGCGCAGCATTGGCTTTAGGGTCGACCCTGGGCGTGGGGTTCAGCTTCGGCAATATCGGACGAACCACGTGAACGACCTCCGCAATGTGCTCCGCCCCAAGGGGCTGGCCGAAGGTCGTCCGATAGGCATCCCGAAAGGGTGCTAGCGAGCGGCCTTCCAATAGACGCCGAAGGCAGCGAGCTGCTCTTGCGACTGTTTGAGTTTTTCGGCGGCATCGACATCGCCGAGCGGCGCAGCCAAAGCGACCAGGATTTCAACCGCGGCAAATGCCGGCACCATGCTTGGAAAGAACGAACTCGAGTTCGACGTCACCACGATGGTCTCGCGAGCCATGCGCGCCAAAGGCGAGACGCTGCTGTCGGTGATTGCAAGGATTGCCGCACCCTGGCTTGCGCACTGACGGGCGAAATCAATCGTGGCGCGCTCGTAGGGTGCGAAGCCGACCGCAAGCACGACATCGCCAGCACCGGCATCCAGCAGTGCTTCGGCACCGGCGCCATGCGAATCGGCCACGAACATGGCCTTGCGGCCTTCATCAAGAAGAGGTGAAACCGTCTGCACGAAATGGCTGACGACCGAGCGAGAGCTTCCGAATCCCAGACCGAAAATGGTCTTTGACCCGGCGATCAGCTTGGCTGCCGCCAGAAACTGCATGGCGCTGCCATATTCGCCGAGGCTGGCAATCTGAGCGGCGAGCGTGTCCGCCGCGATTCCGGCTGCGGGATAGTCCGGATCCTGCTGCGGCGATGAGCCGGATCGCCCCACCTCGCCCACACCGCGCTCGCGCAAAGCACGCGCGTATAGGCTGCGCATATCCTCATAGCCATCGAGGCCAAGCCAGCGCGCCAGCCGCATCATAGTGCTGTGCGACACGCCCGCCTGGTTGGCCTGCTCGCGCATGGACATCAAGGCGACGTCCTGAGGATGGTCGAGCACGAAACGCGCCGCGACCTGCAGCTGCGGCGGCATCGTTTCGAATCGCTCCACGAGCAGTTCCGACAAAGGACCTTTTTCCATTTCCTAACCCCAATTTGCCCGGTTCAAATTTACCTGCTGCTTGCAGACAATGCAACAGTTGGAATTTTCATGTTTTCGATATTCCAAATGGACTTTTCATTTCTGCAGCGCTGCACTAAGTTCGAACAGCAATCTAAAGGGAGTCCATTACGCCGGGCTGTCACGATTGCGTGGAATGGTTCCTCAAGGAGACAGTCATGACCACTACCCCTCCCGTCAACGGCGGAAGTCCGGAGCAGAACCTGGACAAGATGATCAAGCACCAGGAGCGGATGTTCGGCCTGGAGATCAACAAAGAGATCGCGAAATCTCAGCACGATATGTTGATGAGCACCGCCAGGACGCTCGGCCAGTCGGCCGAAAAAGCCTGAGGCGCAGGGTTTATCAGTCATTCTGCGCCGCCGGAGGTTACCGGCGGCGAGCCGCATCTCGGTGTATGAACTTTGGACCGACAGGCGTTTGAAATCGTTTTGGCGGGAGGTTGAAAGGCATGAGCGCTCACTCGACCCAAAAGCTTGAAGGTGGCGCGGGCAGGCTTGCGTTGCGTGCCCTCGCGAGCAAAGCCACAAGCCTGACCCCTTACAAACCCACG
This genomic window contains:
- a CDS encoding MurR/RpiR family transcriptional regulator, coding for MERFETMPPQLQVAARFVLDHPQDVALMSMREQANQAGVSHSTMMRLARWLGLDGYEDMRSLYARALRERGVGEVGRSGSSPQQDPDYPAAGIAADTLAAQIASLGEYGSAMQFLAAAKLIAGSKTIFGLGFGSSRSVVSHFVQTVSPLLDEGRKAMFVADSHGAGAEALLDAGAGDVVLAVGFAPYERATIDFARQCASQGAAILAITDSSVSPLARMARETIVVTSNSSSFFPSMVPAFAAVEILVALAAPLGDVDAAEKLKQSQEQLAAFGVYWKAAR